From Halorubrum salinarum, the proteins below share one genomic window:
- a CDS encoding AbrB/MazE/SpoVT family DNA-binding domain-containing protein, translating into MNLRQKGQPTIPKELRGKHRIDPGRRVRIHETEQGEIVVEPLPSLEAFREAATTAERGTAILGEEQKGDKQRSQRLK; encoded by the coding sequence GTGAACCTGCGTCAGAAAGGCCAGCCGACGATTCCCAAAGAACTCCGGGGGAAGCATAGAATTGACCCGGGACGCAGGGTTCGCATCCACGAAACCGAGCAGGGAGAAATCGTCGTTGAACCGCTCCCCAGTCTCGAAGCGTTCCGTGAAGCCGCAACTACGGCAGAGCGGGGAACGGCCATCCTTGGTGAAGAGCAGAAGGGCGACAAACAGCGAAGTCAACGCCTCAAGTGA
- a CDS encoding DUF7504 family protein: protein MDLPVRDGGTTLITGPTLSGRRRLIHQTLRESPGQPAIVATREPATSVRSRYQRLTAGSESEPVIVDCITNTFEQPPDDTASTKYAQGPENLTSIGMKFSDILEQRRTDQLSVGLTNLSPLLVYTSPSDVFQFVNILVQKSVGTGWPVFVTIDPSVHDASTVEQFVPLFDDVIETRRTDDGDQELRVRKPEPTNWAAF, encoded by the coding sequence ATGGACCTACCCGTTCGTGACGGCGGCACGACGTTGATAACCGGTCCGACCTTATCCGGGCGCCGACGGCTGATCCACCAAACGCTGCGGGAGTCACCCGGCCAGCCAGCTATCGTAGCGACGCGAGAACCGGCAACATCCGTTCGATCGAGGTATCAGCGGCTGACGGCGGGTTCCGAGTCTGAGCCCGTTATTGTCGACTGTATCACAAATACTTTTGAACAACCACCGGATGACACGGCGTCGACAAAGTACGCCCAAGGCCCAGAGAATCTCACGTCTATCGGGATGAAATTCTCCGACATTCTCGAACAACGCAGGACAGATCAGCTCTCGGTCGGGCTCACGAATCTCTCGCCACTGTTAGTGTACACGTCACCTTCGGACGTATTCCAGTTCGTTAATATTCTCGTACAGAAGTCGGTCGGCACGGGCTGGCCGGTGTTCGTGACAATTGACCCCAGCGTACATGACGCCTCGACCGTCGAGCAGTTCGTTCCGCTGTTCGACGACGTGATCGAGACGCGGCGTACCGACGATGGAGATCAAGAGCTGCGGGTCCGAAAGCCGGAACCGACGAACTGGGCGGCGTTTTGA
- a CDS encoding ABC transporter ATP-binding protein produces the protein MASTEPVGTTRSVESDDATSERPRDDSDGRRSAGDDADHVLSLSDVTKAFGPETAVEDVSLDVRSGELLTFLGPSGCGKTTTLRTIAGLEEPTEGRITLGDEVVAGDGSFVPPERRDVGIVFQNFALFPHLTVRENIAFGLSEADAAESEARVDELLELVEMTDHGEKTPDQLSGGQKQRVALARSLAPEPEVLLLDEPFSNLDVRLRVEMREEVRRILKEAGVTAVSVTHDQEEALSISDRVAVMNDGQIEQVGRPESVFERPESKFVASFLGRASFLEGELRDGKVDTGIGRFDAVTLEGYDTVYDGAPVDVLVRPDDLRATPASPELADGVVTSRQYVGPSFVYRVELDSGEAVHCLHNHVEEFDLDEPVSLELTADHPLAWYPR, from the coding sequence ATGGCATCCACGGAACCAGTCGGCACGACGCGCTCGGTCGAGTCGGACGACGCGACGAGCGAGCGACCCCGCGACGACTCGGACGGCCGGCGGTCGGCCGGCGACGACGCCGACCACGTCCTGTCGCTGTCGGACGTGACGAAGGCGTTCGGCCCGGAGACCGCGGTCGAGGACGTCTCGCTCGACGTCCGGTCGGGCGAGCTGCTGACGTTCCTCGGCCCGTCCGGGTGCGGCAAGACGACGACGCTGCGCACCATCGCGGGGCTCGAAGAGCCCACGGAGGGCCGCATCACCCTCGGCGACGAGGTCGTCGCCGGCGACGGGTCGTTCGTCCCGCCGGAGCGGCGCGACGTGGGTATCGTCTTCCAGAACTTCGCGCTCTTCCCCCACCTCACCGTCCGCGAGAACATCGCGTTCGGGCTGTCGGAAGCCGACGCCGCCGAGAGCGAGGCCCGCGTCGACGAGCTCTTAGAGCTGGTCGAGATGACCGACCACGGCGAGAAGACGCCGGACCAGCTCTCGGGCGGGCAGAAGCAGCGCGTGGCGCTGGCCCGCTCGCTCGCGCCCGAGCCCGAGGTGCTCCTCTTGGACGAGCCGTTCTCGAACCTCGACGTGCGCCTCCGGGTGGAGATGCGCGAGGAGGTGCGCCGCATCCTGAAGGAGGCGGGCGTCACCGCCGTCTCGGTCACCCACGACCAGGAGGAGGCGCTGTCCATCTCCGACCGCGTCGCCGTGATGAACGACGGGCAGATCGAGCAGGTCGGCCGCCCCGAGTCCGTCTTCGAGCGCCCCGAGTCGAAGTTCGTCGCCTCCTTCCTCGGCCGGGCGTCGTTCCTCGAAGGCGAACTCCGCGACGGGAAGGTCGACACCGGTATCGGCCGCTTCGACGCCGTCACGCTGGAGGGGTACGACACCGTCTACGACGGAGCGCCCGTCGACGTCTTGGTCCGCCCCGACGACCTCCGCGCGACGCCGGCGAGCCCCGAGCTCGCCGACGGCGTCGTCACCTCGCGGCAGTACGTCGGCCCCTCGTTCGTCTACCGGGTCGAGCTCGACTCCGGCGAGGCGGTCCACTGCCTCCACAACCACGTCGAGGAGTTCGACCTCGACGAGCCGGTCTCCCTGGAGCTCACCGCGGACCACCCGCTCGCCTGGTACCCGCGCTGA
- a CDS encoding DUF1616 domain-containing protein — MSDRRTAWLLLPRPVRRLPADLAAVVVLTLLTVGSVFIPGINETPLRVLFGLGFVLFLPGYAFIAALFPESSREVSADDGQAQTVADSESEGKPNPVPGTDAAETERSQPPGEHLQSQGIDGIERVALSFGLSIAIVPLIGLVLNFTPWGIRLAPVVLSVTVFTLACVSIAARRRHELPAEDQFRVPYRAWIAAGKAELFEPNSRTDAALNIALVLSVLLAVGSVGYAVAVPPQGEQFTEFYLLSESDDGELVADGYPDELAVGEQSQLVVGIGNNEYERTTYTVVIQLQTVEQEGNTTTVREREEIDRFQATVEHNATHHEPHTFQAPQPGENLRVKYLLYKGSAPEVPTQENAYRDLHIWVDVVSPSEANQLAERRR; from the coding sequence ATGAGTGATCGGCGGACAGCGTGGTTACTCCTTCCACGACCAGTCCGGCGGCTGCCTGCCGACCTAGCAGCAGTTGTTGTTCTGACGTTGCTCACCGTAGGAAGCGTATTTATTCCGGGGATAAATGAGACACCACTACGTGTACTCTTTGGACTTGGATTTGTCTTGTTTCTCCCCGGATATGCGTTCATTGCGGCGTTGTTTCCTGAAAGCAGTCGAGAAGTCTCAGCAGACGACGGTCAGGCACAGACAGTAGCCGACTCTGAATCGGAGGGTAAACCCAACCCAGTTCCGGGGACTGACGCAGCAGAGACAGAAAGGTCACAACCACCTGGTGAGCATCTACAGTCGCAAGGGATCGATGGAATCGAGCGGGTTGCGTTATCCTTCGGATTGTCTATTGCTATTGTTCCGCTTATTGGATTAGTATTGAATTTCACGCCGTGGGGGATTCGACTGGCGCCGGTTGTCCTCTCAGTTACGGTATTCACGCTTGCCTGTGTGAGTATCGCAGCAAGGCGACGCCACGAGTTGCCTGCTGAAGACCAGTTTCGGGTTCCGTACAGGGCGTGGATCGCAGCCGGGAAAGCCGAACTCTTTGAGCCAAACAGCCGGACAGATGCGGCGCTTAATATCGCACTTGTGCTCTCAGTGTTGCTTGCTGTTGGTAGCGTGGGGTATGCCGTTGCTGTTCCACCGCAGGGAGAACAATTCACGGAGTTTTATTTGCTAAGTGAATCCGATGATGGAGAATTAGTAGCGGACGGCTATCCGGATGAACTGGCAGTTGGTGAACAGAGCCAGTTGGTTGTCGGGATCGGTAATAACGAGTATGAACGCACGACGTATACGGTTGTTATCCAGCTACAGACCGTCGAACAGGAGGGGAACACTACAACGGTACGTGAGCGGGAAGAAATTGACCGATTTCAAGCAACCGTTGAACACAACGCTACGCATCACGAACCCCACACATTCCAGGCGCCACAACCAGGAGAGAATCTCCGTGTGAAGTATCTGCTGTACAAAGGAAGTGCGCCTGAGGTACCCACACAAGAAAACGCGTATCGAGATCTACACATTTGGGTTGATGTTGTCAGTCCAAGTGAGGCCAATCAGTTAGCTGAACGTAGGCGCTGA
- a CDS encoding DUF955 domain-containing protein: MDSLDPTNGHVVFDDADARADQMHQAIDQWLAELVDAVDKARASDQFQRWLDVQSRFHEYSHRNTLLITLQCPDATKVAGYRTWQREFNRHVTEGESAIWIWAPLISPQCPACGNSPSYHADSDCEYNETPSEEWDEGVVGFKPVPVFDVSQTEGEPLPELETAASGAAGDLFPAVVDAAADLGVTVEIIAATAWPHGDAAGVCRHDDEVPHIEVRHDDPAAMVGTCVHEYAHALLHDAADAADQTARELEAEAVAYIVGRHFGLEMDGSARYLAAWSDDDPDRLLTRCERIRETGQTVIDAVAEHGDCPASI; the protein is encoded by the coding sequence ATGGACTCGCTCGACCCGACGAACGGGCACGTCGTCTTCGACGACGCCGACGCCCGTGCCGACCAGATGCACCAAGCGATCGACCAGTGGCTCGCCGAGCTCGTCGACGCTGTCGACAAGGCCCGTGCGAGCGACCAGTTCCAGCGGTGGCTCGACGTCCAGAGCCGCTTTCACGAGTACTCGCATCGCAACACGCTGCTGATTACGCTCCAGTGTCCCGACGCGACAAAGGTCGCCGGGTACCGGACGTGGCAACGCGAGTTCAACCGCCACGTGACAGAAGGCGAATCCGCCATCTGGATCTGGGCGCCGCTGATCTCGCCGCAGTGTCCCGCCTGTGGAAATAGTCCCTCCTACCATGCTGACAGCGACTGTGAGTACAACGAGACGCCCTCGGAGGAGTGGGACGAGGGTGTGGTCGGCTTCAAGCCCGTGCCCGTGTTCGACGTCTCCCAGACTGAGGGCGAGCCGCTTCCCGAGTTGGAGACGGCCGCCAGCGGCGCGGCCGGGGACCTGTTCCCGGCAGTCGTCGATGCCGCAGCCGATCTTGGCGTGACCGTTGAGATTATTGCGGCGACTGCGTGGCCGCACGGCGACGCTGCCGGTGTGTGTCGCCACGACGACGAGGTGCCCCACATCGAGGTGCGACACGACGACCCGGCGGCGATGGTCGGGACATGTGTCCACGAGTACGCCCACGCACTACTCCATGACGCAGCCGACGCGGCCGACCAGACTGCCCGTGAACTGGAGGCCGAGGCGGTCGCGTACATTGTTGGGCGACACTTCGGACTCGAGATGGACGGGTCAGCGCGGTATCTCGCGGCGTGGAGTGATGACGATCCTGATCGGCTCCTCACCCGGTGTGAACGGATTCGGGAGACGGGTCAGACCGTCATCGACGCGGTTGCCGAACACGGTGACTGTCCCGCGAGTATCTAG
- a CDS encoding type II toxin-antitoxin system HicA family toxin — translation MVTRDFLGEDVYKVLVNVGGFQHVRTTGDHLILRWDPPEGHENTEIRTVTVPAHDSISIGTLRNIADDAGAENFEAFCEWIDENR, via the coding sequence ATGGTAACGCGGGACTTTTTGGGTGAAGACGTGTACAAAGTGTTGGTAAACGTTGGTGGGTTCCAGCACGTTCGTACCACGGGGGATCACCTAATTCTTCGCTGGGATCCGCCAGAAGGCCATGAGAACACAGAGATACGTACCGTGACGGTCCCGGCCCACGACTCAATCAGTATTGGAACGCTTCGTAATATCGCTGACGACGCCGGCGCAGAGAACTTCGAGGCATTCTGCGAGTGGATCGACGAGAATCGGTGA
- a CDS encoding L-lactate permease has product MTTVLTLAFVGVIPIAVAFVLLAGLRWSAARAMGVGWLLAGGIGLTYWGMELDWLVASAVYGALQAVDIILIVFGAILLMNYLEGSGAIATIRWYFGQIEEDRRIQVLLIGLGFMTIIEGAAGFGTPGALAAPLFIGLGFPPLAAAVFGLFFNAPNPPFGAAGTPVIGGTGAVIEPALSGSMSVGEFLSMVSAWSGVVTGVTYVFWGLLGVFFLTYWFGDADGGRSLGGAVRDTLPIAPFALLLGAVTGGTQLAIAWVVGPALPDIAAGFVVLGVGLLLANNDILVPDREWDFPDDAAWSDTWLGGLDLDEISRDQPNKEMSVLLAWTPYLLVALALLVTRWPDLTVAGTEVLAWIQGFTVGIDSILGTELGYTLQYLYLPGTMPFIPIAVLTGLIHGMDIDEIGAAWRRSVEQVAPAALTLIIAVSMTQVMIQSQTNTADLLGMMEALSRALAIGAGGLLPMISPWIGAIGSFMTGSNTSSNILFSVLQYNAAETVELSRTIVVSLQNVGGGLGNMVSVLNVAAICGVVGITGREGDLLRKAIVPMALFALFAGLFGMLLSYVFVPGLF; this is encoded by the coding sequence ATGACAACAGTCCTCACGCTAGCGTTCGTCGGCGTCATTCCGATCGCCGTCGCGTTCGTCCTGCTCGCCGGACTGCGGTGGTCGGCCGCCCGCGCGATGGGCGTCGGGTGGCTGCTCGCGGGCGGGATCGGACTGACGTACTGGGGCATGGAGCTCGACTGGCTGGTCGCGTCGGCCGTCTACGGCGCGCTCCAGGCGGTCGACATCATCCTCATCGTCTTCGGCGCCATCCTCCTGATGAACTACCTCGAGGGGAGCGGCGCCATCGCCACCATCCGCTGGTACTTCGGCCAGATCGAAGAGGACAGACGCATCCAGGTGCTGCTCATCGGCCTCGGCTTCATGACGATCATCGAGGGCGCGGCCGGGTTCGGCACCCCCGGCGCGCTCGCCGCGCCGCTTTTCATCGGGCTCGGCTTCCCGCCGCTTGCGGCCGCGGTGTTCGGCCTGTTCTTCAACGCGCCGAACCCGCCGTTCGGCGCGGCCGGGACTCCGGTCATCGGCGGCACCGGCGCCGTCATCGAGCCGGCGCTGTCGGGCTCGATGAGCGTCGGCGAGTTCCTCTCGATGGTCTCCGCGTGGTCCGGCGTCGTCACGGGGGTGACCTACGTGTTCTGGGGCCTGCTCGGCGTGTTCTTCCTGACGTACTGGTTCGGCGACGCCGACGGCGGGCGGAGCCTCGGCGGCGCCGTCCGCGACACGCTCCCGATCGCGCCGTTCGCCCTCCTGCTCGGCGCCGTCACGGGCGGGACGCAGCTGGCCATCGCGTGGGTCGTCGGGCCCGCGCTCCCCGACATCGCGGCCGGGTTCGTCGTCCTCGGCGTCGGGCTCTTGCTCGCGAACAACGACATCCTCGTCCCCGACCGCGAGTGGGACTTCCCCGACGACGCGGCGTGGAGCGACACCTGGCTCGGCGGGCTGGACCTCGACGAGATCTCCCGCGACCAGCCGAACAAGGAGATGTCGGTGCTGCTGGCGTGGACGCCGTACCTGCTCGTCGCGCTCGCGCTGCTCGTCACGCGGTGGCCCGACCTCACCGTCGCTGGCACCGAGGTGCTCGCGTGGATCCAGGGCTTCACCGTCGGCATCGACTCGATCCTCGGCACGGAGCTCGGGTACACGCTCCAGTACCTCTACCTCCCGGGGACGATGCCGTTCATCCCCATCGCCGTCCTCACCGGCCTCATCCACGGGATGGACATCGACGAGATAGGTGCCGCGTGGCGGCGCTCGGTCGAGCAGGTCGCCCCCGCCGCGCTCACGCTGATCATCGCGGTGTCGATGACGCAGGTGATGATCCAGTCGCAGACGAACACCGCGGACCTCCTCGGCATGATGGAGGCGCTCAGCCGCGCGCTCGCGATCGGCGCGGGCGGCCTGCTCCCGATGATCTCGCCGTGGATCGGCGCCATCGGCTCCTTCATGACCGGGAGCAACACCTCCTCGAACATCCTCTTCAGCGTGCTCCAGTACAACGCCGCCGAGACGGTCGAGCTCTCCCGAACGATCGTCGTCAGCCTCCAGAACGTCGGCGGCGGCCTCGGCAACATGGTCTCGGTGCTGAACGTCGCCGCGATCTGCGGCGTCGTCGGCATCACCGGCCGCGAGGGCGACTTGCTCCGCAAGGCCATCGTCCCGATGGCCCTGTTCGCGCTGTTCGCCGGACTGTTCGGGATGCTCCTCAGTTACGTCTTCGTGCCCGGGCTGTTCTGA
- a CDS encoding AbrB/MazE/SpoVT family DNA-binding domain-containing protein has protein sequence MLVINMSGSTDEGDTEYGEAEINDRGRLTIPKALREDLNIEGGTTFTVVRQGNTIQLVRQLPGLHTVSTGRDRDEWGTEAFRDAGRATFGGE, from the coding sequence ATGCTGGTGATCAATATGAGTGGATCCACAGACGAGGGAGACACGGAATACGGGGAAGCAGAAATCAACGATCGCGGGCGACTTACCATTCCGAAGGCGCTCCGCGAGGACCTCAATATCGAGGGGGGAACGACGTTTACCGTTGTGCGACAGGGGAATACGATCCAGTTAGTGAGACAGCTTCCCGGGCTCCACACAGTGTCCACGGGGCGAGACCGGGATGAGTGGGGCACAGAGGCGTTCCGGGACGCAGGACGCGCGACATTTGGAGGAGAATGA
- a CDS encoding type II toxin-antitoxin system VapC family toxin, with protein MRVLPDVNALAIQLIDDHPGHPYVAEQLVPALEGEETLLVFGYLPLRVQWVLEDLGVTTVEARNAVRSLVQYPIEFVDVTPETILTAYDVSVDKNHDVYDCFYVALAREAGADQLVTTDRDFETLCRDESFTYTNPVPEEILTEFHAE; from the coding sequence ATGCGCGTTCTGCCCGACGTCAACGCGCTCGCGATTCAATTGATCGATGACCACCCTGGCCACCCGTATGTGGCCGAGCAGTTGGTGCCAGCGTTAGAGGGGGAAGAAACGCTCCTCGTGTTCGGCTATCTACCGCTTCGGGTTCAGTGGGTGCTCGAGGATCTGGGGGTGACAACGGTTGAAGCGCGAAACGCAGTCCGATCGTTGGTACAGTACCCGATCGAGTTTGTTGACGTGACACCTGAGACGATCCTTACTGCGTACGACGTAAGCGTCGACAAGAACCACGACGTGTACGATTGCTTCTACGTGGCGCTTGCGCGAGAGGCAGGTGCTGATCAGCTTGTCACAACTGATCGAGACTTCGAGACGCTCTGTCGTGACGAGTCGTTCACGTACACAAATCCCGTTCCTGAGGAGATTTTAACCGAATTTCACGCCGAGTGA
- a CDS encoding type II toxin-antitoxin system HicB family antitoxin, translating into MARADAGNSDSPEREIRLVKNPDGQWTARDLRVGVTAQAKSRDEALDTLDAVIAAVEGDGGRSPTDEEIRDLGVDPEVARSQSDNLPDVLQ; encoded by the coding sequence ATGGCACGAGCCGATGCTGGTAATTCGGACTCCCCTGAACGGGAAATCCGCTTAGTGAAGAACCCAGATGGCCAGTGGACGGCTCGTGATCTCCGTGTTGGAGTGACTGCGCAAGCGAAAAGTCGGGACGAAGCACTTGATACTCTTGATGCCGTCATTGCGGCGGTCGAAGGCGATGGCGGGCGCTCTCCAACCGACGAGGAAATACGTGACCTCGGTGTTGATCCTGAAGTCGCTCGGTCACAGAGCGATAATCTTCCCGATGTCTTACAGTAG
- a CDS encoding replication factor A — MSSTNSSRKVVTVDEQAFEQTESEAIDEDGFPVVDETPEFEAAVEQETQAKVDANHPDGIADTSTERIHGVTLEQEERIRAREAELEHISAQAELGTQDGREQRTREVAAHGSKQRRRKFKKRAASVNPRVDPDRDDPRAELSQDELATVNTEANRLATRLDGWSRAAISRRLADAVVNGRDLTSAVVGVFEELQTAPGQVVPIGKLDAVDRKEVSIDGRVKTLWDPSHPSIAQVGLIADESGHTRVTIWKASEAPWIADGERVRIHGAARNWYEGRVSLAVTGWSTIHFPERDRWWDV; from the coding sequence ATGTCCAGTACCAACTCGAGTCGCAAGGTCGTTACGGTGGATGAACAGGCATTCGAACAAACGGAAAGCGAAGCAATCGATGAAGACGGCTTCCCGGTCGTCGACGAGACGCCAGAGTTCGAGGCCGCGGTCGAGCAGGAGACGCAGGCGAAAGTGGATGCGAACCACCCGGACGGGATCGCGGACACGAGCACCGAGCGGATTCACGGTGTCACCCTCGAACAGGAGGAGCGCATTCGGGCGCGGGAGGCCGAACTGGAGCACATCAGTGCTCAAGCGGAACTGGGCACGCAGGACGGTCGCGAGCAGCGCACGCGCGAGGTCGCCGCACACGGGAGCAAGCAGCGCCGGCGGAAGTTCAAAAAGCGGGCCGCAAGCGTGAACCCGAGAGTTGATCCCGACCGAGATGATCCCCGAGCGGAGCTCTCCCAGGATGAGCTGGCGACAGTGAACACGGAAGCAAACAGACTCGCGACGCGGTTGGATGGCTGGTCACGTGCGGCGATCAGTCGACGACTAGCCGACGCGGTCGTCAACGGCCGGGACCTGACGAGTGCGGTCGTGGGGGTGTTTGAGGAGCTACAGACGGCGCCTGGCCAAGTGGTTCCCATCGGGAAACTCGACGCCGTCGATCGCAAGGAGGTGAGTATCGACGGTCGCGTCAAGACCCTCTGGGATCCCTCGCATCCAAGCATCGCGCAAGTGGGACTCATCGCTGACGAGAGTGGGCACACCCGAGTCACCATCTGGAAGGCCTCAGAAGCGCCGTGGATTGCCGACGGTGAACGCGTTCGCATTCACGGGGCGGCCCGGAACTGGTACGAGGGACGCGTCTCTCTCGCGGTCACCGGCTGGAGCACCATCCACTTCCCCGAGCGCGACCGCTGGTGGGACGTCTAG
- a CDS encoding DUF7550 family protein has protein sequence MDDHSHEPDPDARVTAPMQEFGTREVGIGAAVTLVGLLIAYAVPFLATF, from the coding sequence ATGGACGACCACTCGCACGAGCCCGACCCGGACGCGCGCGTGACCGCCCCGATGCAGGAGTTCGGGACCCGTGAGGTCGGCATCGGCGCGGCCGTCACGCTCGTCGGCCTGCTGATCGCGTACGCGGTGCCGTTCCTCGCAACCTTCTGA
- a CDS encoding RNA-guided endonuclease InsQ/TnpB family protein — protein MAKQVATRTYTASITNQSRVSDDLDSLGFAASKLWNVGRWTCDRVWSEIGHIPCHTELTAYLKSHERYDDLHSQSSQRVLQELAEAFNGWYGKRRNGDTTANPPGYRKHGDDHPRSTVTFKAAGFKLDTKYDRVRLSKGSNLKDYWSDFILCEFQICPDVDLSTVESVQQVRAVWTGDEWELHFVCKVEIEVAESPGEKTVGIDLGINNFAALAYEDGHAELYPFNCLKQDDYYFSKRIARCDDSNSEQATRLNQKKSRRRTHYFHALSKHIVQRCVKEEVGTIMMGDLSGIREDAENGEAKDWGTHGNLDLHSWAFDRFTELLEYKAEMEGISVEMVSERDTSKSCSCCGRTREANRVERGLYVCDDCGTVANADVNGAENIRQKVSPSSPNLSVNRSNGWLAQPSTFLFDKETGAFAPQEQVTS, from the coding sequence ATGGCGAAACAGGTCGCCACGCGCACCTACACTGCTTCTATCACGAACCAGTCACGGGTGTCTGACGACCTCGATTCGCTCGGGTTTGCCGCCTCGAAACTCTGGAACGTCGGACGATGGACGTGTGACCGCGTGTGGTCGGAGATTGGCCACATTCCCTGTCACACAGAGCTCACCGCCTACCTCAAGTCGCACGAACGCTATGATGACCTACATTCGCAGTCAAGTCAGCGAGTCCTTCAAGAACTCGCTGAGGCGTTTAACGGCTGGTACGGTAAACGGCGCAACGGAGACACGACCGCGAACCCGCCCGGCTACCGCAAACACGGCGACGACCACCCACGTTCCACGGTCACGTTCAAAGCCGCTGGCTTCAAACTCGACACCAAATACGACCGCGTCCGACTCTCAAAAGGGTCGAATCTCAAGGACTACTGGTCGGACTTCATCCTCTGTGAGTTCCAGATTTGCCCCGATGTTGACCTCTCTACTGTCGAGAGCGTTCAACAGGTTCGGGCCGTTTGGACAGGGGATGAGTGGGAACTGCACTTTGTGTGTAAAGTAGAGATCGAAGTGGCCGAATCGCCCGGGGAAAAAACAGTCGGCATCGACCTCGGCATCAACAACTTTGCCGCGCTCGCCTACGAAGACGGACACGCCGAGTTGTACCCGTTCAATTGTCTGAAGCAGGACGACTACTACTTCAGCAAGCGGATTGCCCGGTGTGACGACTCAAACTCCGAGCAGGCCACGCGGCTGAACCAGAAGAAGTCTCGACGACGCACCCACTACTTCCACGCACTCTCGAAACACATCGTTCAGCGATGCGTCAAGGAAGAAGTTGGAACCATCATGATGGGCGACCTCTCCGGCATCCGTGAGGACGCGGAGAACGGCGAGGCGAAAGACTGGGGCACCCACGGCAACCTCGACCTACACTCATGGGCGTTCGACCGCTTCACCGAGCTGCTCGAATACAAAGCCGAGATGGAAGGCATCTCCGTTGAGATGGTATCCGAGCGGGATACGTCAAAGTCGTGCTCATGTTGTGGTCGCACACGTGAGGCGAACCGTGTTGAACGCGGGCTGTACGTGTGCGACGACTGCGGGACGGTAGCGAACGCTGATGTGAACGGTGCTGAGAACATCCGACAGAAAGTATCTCCGAGTTCACCGAATCTGTCGGTGAATAGGAGTAACGGCTGGTTGGCACAGCCATCGACGTTCCTGTTTGACAAGGAAACTGGCGCATTCGCGCCTCAAGAACAGGTCACGTCGTAA